One Antedon mediterranea chromosome 1, ecAntMedi1.1, whole genome shotgun sequence genomic window, aaattataccTTTGCTATAGATTTATACAAATTTGCTTTTTCCAAGTAACgcactaaaataaataaaacagaattGGATTTAACTGAGGTAAGACTGTATTATATGCAATTGGAATAATAAAGTTGTCAGGGCATTTACTgaaaatttaaatgattatttattaataataaattttacaaatattttattgtttttccaAGTACTGTAAAAGTATGTAATGAAATTGTAGGGATTTAACTGGGTCAGTGTTGTGTATTAAATAAAGTTGATATTTGTAAAAAGCCTGTCAGGGCAATGActgaaaattaaaaagaaatcttGGTTAATAAGTatacaaatgttgtttttccAAGTAAAAGTACTTATTAAGACATAAAAATGAAAAGGGATTTAACTTGGTCAGTGTTACTAAAGTTcatattttttagaatattaaataaagttgATAGTTGTCAGAAGCCTTTCAGGGCAATGactgaaaattaaaattataccTTTGTTAATAAGtgtatacacattttattttccaAGTAAACATATTACATAATACATAAAACAGAATGGATCTGTAGGTCAGTGTTAATGTGACTATACTAAAGTTCATAGTTTTTAGAATAACAAAGTTGTACTAGTAGTTGTCAGAAATCAGGACATTGACTGAAAATTAATGATATATCTGTTAACTACATAACAAGGTGTATAATTAAAGCATTTTCTACTAATCTATCCAGTACATTCTTCAGACAGTTAATAttagataaaatacaatattcttgctgcatacaaacaaacaacattGACTTTGCATCATTGAACATTGTGACAATAGATTTGCAtagcaatttttaaaaagtagttCAATTGCAAGCCACAATAGGTTCATTTTGAAAGATCACTTGTGTGTGAACATGGGTTTTCTTGTTAGAATTTAAATCTTTAACCTTCTTTTGTGTATGATCAATTACAAATACCTTTTAAAGAGACCATGCTGCAATTACAAAGAACTCCCTTTTATCTGTGGGATTAAAAGCCACATTGAATGTCACTCTTTATGCCTGCAGAATAGCAAAAAAGTGGATGGGTTTGTTTGATTCTATCAAATTGTATGTTGAATTAAGATTATTTTAGTGCTTAGAAGTCCAGATTTAAATGTACACATCACATCAACAGACTTTATTCCGCACATACAGTGGGGGCGCACCCTCCGCacgccccccccccctccctaTGAATCttaagaaaaaaattatccTACCATAGTACTTTCACTTTTGATTACACATTGTTTCAGCGCCGTgctaatttactttttattagaGGTCCCCATTGCCGTTGCTGTCTGTAAATATCTAAGAGTTCAAAAATGAGTAGCCTATTTTCACCTGAAGAAAATAAACGCATTTTGGTCCCTgaatgtaacatgatattgacacGTGTATAGTACCCATACTTGGGACACGAatgattcgtacaaaggacaccgccatacaaccgagtaggcctacctattgcTTAGATTGCTGGCAGTCAGAAAgcataaataaaagtgtattaTACGTAAAAAATGGAACGCCATGGTTACCTACAGATCATCATCATtatgttgataataatatagtacactAACTGTGGTAactgtgtactgtagtatacattatagcaaccaatttttttttctaggccatccacccaactgtatcaatacctatttatatttatatatttaatttcttcaacaagttgatttaaataaatattgagctaTAATATATAAGCATTACATTTTGCGCTTTTTTCAGGGCTTCCCCTAGATCTGCTGTatgttcgcattgaacttgaacgcaacgcAATCAAATCTAAATACTGAGTGAATGAAATCGGCAACAAAATGTTATCGTCCTTTAATTAGTCACGTGTGTTTAttgatcgttttgctcattggtagcatgctacaTATGAGAGTGTCGTTTCCTGCAAATTAGAGGTgctatttatcatgaattttatatgcgagagtaccatttccggccatctggTTCACTTCGCCACAGGTCCTGCCGACGGACCTGGACAAGAACCTTTTTCCGCCATGTGCAAAATCGAACGTCTTGCGCGAAGCGCCCTGTTGTGACGCTTTTactcaaaataggcctatggaGAAAATGTCACCCTTTAATAGGCTAGTACCtcagttttcatatttaaaatatcaattgttaatacatttataattaggCCATAAGCAGTAAATTCTAACGTTTCATCTCGTTCCGATGTCATGGATCTACAATTTCTTTACatatttagaataataattttataaataacaacatatcaaaaGTTCTCCATAATCGTGTTAGACAATTTTGagaaattactgttttattttggtactttattttaatatacaccGCGTGAGTGATTTGGTCGGGCCGAACGTTACACGTTCAAATTATCAGCAACGTCTTAAAAACTGTACCACGTGATCGTATTTCACCAATCATGCTCTGTTTACAGATGAGGGGAATCCCCAAAACTCACACACGGCAACGTCACACGTGGACAAAAATATTCAATCATGATGAATGGAGCTGGACGTGGAGGAAAATTTGTTTGATTCCCCACCAAACAAATGCTACTGTAAACGAAGAAATGATGCATCTTATGATCATCCTATTGTATTGAAATAGTCTCCTGCTCATATAAGAAATGGGATTTTTAGAATGTTACCACTTAAACCAGTgtgctatattaataatattcgtACAGaaaggctaggctagctagctacgTCTTTAGGCTCTAGCCTAAAGGCTTAAGGTAGCACACTGGCCTAGGTCTGGAGGTGTATACTAGGCTACTCTCAAGATGGCATAGGCTAGGTAGGCCCAGCAGCAGCACAGTACAGTTAGGCCTGCTACTAAACTATAACTTAATGGGCTATTATTAAGTTAAAACAGCGACAAACGGAATACAAAGACACAGGTGAGGATAGCATAATTTTAGTACATTTTGAgcaaacataataaatacacattaaaattaatatattattatttattattattaataattacaattgtttgaaataattaatttggtCTGGCCTAGAGTAAGCAGGCTTTCCCAAAACTGTACCTAGGCTATCCTATTTAGTATTATGCATTCATTTTGATGGCCTGGTCcgaagactaggcctaggcctagtattcatACATCAGCccggtattatttttatttataaatgcttaattttaattaaaaataatttatttcatttcaactgtatcatttcaattcaatttatattcaattatttatgtCTAGGTTGTCTAGTGGAAAGGAGGCACAAAAATGCTGAACACGTTCACTGATTCTGGTAAGTTTTGGATCCTTTTTTAATGTAGAGATGAGAAATGCCAaatgatttatgttttgttataattatatacaatagtATTAAAATTAGTAATGAAAGTTAAAAATAGTAATGAATGCAAGAAATAGCTGAAAAACATccattactttaaaaatgttttatataccaGGTTGCATTGTCAATAAACACTATATAGTAATGGAAAGTGTGTGGTAGAGTAAGTAAAGTTGAAAATGTTTCAACATTTCTGTGTATGGTTTACCACAAATCTgaactaatttttaaatataaaaccaaaaagattcattgtaatttaataatattcagtTTAACTAAAATATTAAGTAATCGATATAAATTAGATAATCTATTCTTGATTATTTGTTACAGAAATGATACCAACTTCAAAACAATTGTCATCATCTTGAATTTTTCATAAACTTCAAAACCGTCAACTGGCTGAATGTAAAATACTTACTGCAAATGTTGCTGAATCTATGTTTAATTGTACCTACCTACCACGTAgtatgtacatactgtatatgaagGATATTCCAcatagtaattattaattattaattagttcAAGTATATTTGCTATTTCCATTGTACACTGGCCATGCCGCACCTGAAATTGACAACTTTTCTACTTGACTACTAGTTATGCTGGTACAACGTATCTAGAGAAGAGTAGGAttatatacattgtatattgGGCAACATGTAGGGttgtaaaaaaacacaaatccaaaagaaacaacaacaaaataaatgaaaatacattacaaggtatttgttgtatattgtgtgtatatATGTCCATctcatatcattatcaataataatagttcTCTCCACAAGACTTACATTCATGTTATcaatataaaaacagtaaaaatggGCTGGCAGGCCTACTTATCTGGTGTTTCACAGAAAAAAATGGGTTGTTTTTATGGAAGCTCCTGGCCTAAATTGGCACTAAAAACTcctaaaaaatgcaatatttaaGTTACAATAAATAAGTTATTGCATAATCATTTATTGTTTGTGTTGAAAATTTACTCAGATGTCACTAACATACTAGCATACCCAttgcatgaatataaatattattatggcaAGTCATTTTCTAAGAAATCATGTAGGCTTACGTACTcctcaaaaacaaataaaacatcaaaattatctataaaattAGCAAATTCTCAGCTGGTGCAGTGCATCttcctatataaaaaaaaatcatcctatataaaaaaaatcatcaagcTGGTTTGAAAAGGTTGTTTATCAACCCTCTCGGGTAGTTGTACAGAAAAGGCATAGTATTTATTCAGGCGCCTTTTACGGTTTGAGTCGAGTTCACACAAAATTGgcactaaaaacaaaaaaaatgcaatgtaagtTACTatcatattattgcataataatttattttgcgTTGAAACTTCACTTGTGTGTCACTAACTCACTAGGATACCCATTGcatgaatataaatacatagtgagagttgattattaaaatataactgCTCAAAAAACGactaaaagatattaaaattatctataaaattGGCCAAATCTCAGTTTTTGCATCTTCATAAATAAAACCTCCCTGAAGCTGACAAGCTGAAACTTTGAATCTTGTTTAACAACCCTCTCAAATAGTtgggaaaaaaatataaatatggtaTGTCAATTAGTTACGAAGATATTGTGTCTTAAACATCTTGAAAAGTGCAATTACaactaaataattgtaatttttcagTTTTCCTCACATacaaaatacttattttttaaattttaaattttggataAGTGTTCACAATATACTGGACTACTCACAGAGAAAAGACAATTGCATTTGGACAAAGACTTTTAAAGATATTGGCCCATAAAAGTACCTCCAGACCTCAAAAAGTGCCTTTTTTGCAGTAGTGGGGTACCTTTGAGAGGCCATTGCTCAAAAGTGTACAAGTATTTCATGGAGAACTTTTGATATAGTATGtgtaacatattcatttcacaATATCAACTTTCAAAATGTAGATCCAAGAGGTGGGAACGAAATCCATGTTCTAGGCATCTTTTGAGCTACTGCTTATGGCCTAAATAACGTGAGAGTGCCTTTTCCGACCATCTAGAGGTGTTATATTTTCAAAGTCGCCTCAACTCGACCCCAACCATGGTTGGGCTGAGTTGGTGTGGACTCTCTATAGTTGCGCCCCTCCCCCCTTTCACTAAATCATGGATCCGCACCTGTTTTTAAAGCTGTGAACAATTTAAAGTGCTTGCATTTCCtcaataatatcatatttatttttatcaacttGTAGGTCTActgtacaaataattttaactaAAGTCAGGTGACATTTTGAAACCTAGCCATACTTCTCAATCTAGAATCGCTTTATAAATCTTCAgatattttatgtatttgtaaaatagaaaaaaaagtttCATTTGGTGAAAGataaaattttctttttatcatgaaattatttgtaacattacactattattatcattacaatttatacatTAAACTTTGGCATGTTGGTATCttagtatatttttaataattgatcAATTCATATGTTTTATTGCagataaaaattgaaaaataaaaatgagtgATACAGAGACAGGCAACAAGACAGAAGGAAATTCTGAAGACCAAAATGAAGATGTGGAGAACGAACCAGTCAATGACACAAGTTCACCAGCTACTATAGAACCTTCTCCCATACAAGCAGGAGACCAATCTACTGAAGATAGAGTACAAGAAGCAGAAACTGAAAGTatgtaattgtttaaaatatttgtttttttatgggAATCCCTTCTTACACACTAATTTATTTGCATGTAGTCTTGTACAGGAATGAGACATTTAAACttttatgtacagtagttgaactgtacaaacaaaaacatatattttccatctttaaacaaaaattgttgatgtcatttatttatttgacataatTAGATTAGAGAAGTCCAGCATAAATATTAGAAACAGTATACAGatagtaaaataattaacagAAATGAACAAACTTGACGTACAGTATTGTCtcctaaaatatgaaaaaaaaaaatgtataaaatcaaactttgaataatctattttgtaataattcaGAGTCAATAACCAGATTAATTTTGTATAGGATctttaagatctgtctacactatcaaactagtttgacaaaaaactaataataatgtgCCCAACTATAGTAGTGATctcacatcatcatgtccatatatgggcacatcacatttttttatcacataaagtatggtagtgtagacagagctgtagaGATGACTTTAGGAGGTATAGtgctaaaataatattataaactttttttataaattttagatGATAATTTAGAGGAAATAAGTAATGATTCAATGCTTGATGAAACAAACGAACAAGGAAAGAAGTTtaaggatgatgatgatcaagAAGAATCAGGGATAAATATGACCGCTGTTTATCTTAACACAGATGAGAAAAACGGTGAAGCCATTGAGATGACAAGTAATGGAGTTGCAGGGGATGATGATACACCTGATCAGTAAGTACAAAAGGGAGTGTTGATTTGCGATGACTGAAACCATTGACTGATGACCAACCTAGGTAAAGTCACTAGATGTGTTGTAAGTCATTGCCTTGAGTTAGAAACCATCAAACATGTGTCGAGGTGAGGAGCGAGGCACATTGAACTAACATGATGTAGCTTGGTCGTCGGTCGTCGCAAACCAAAATCTTCCTACAGTAATATATGATCTGGACATTGTTGTATCTATGTTATTTATACTCTTtaacaattttcttttattcaattcaattcaattcaacttttatttcagacaattgtccatatggtataataaattacaaagaaagaaaaaaatgtattatatttgatATGTTATGACTTAACCTCACACAAGTTTCTACCAAGTTTCTACCACTGAgctaaaaacatgtttttaattttgagaTCTACAAAAAGTTACACAGAACTAAATGATACAACCTAGATAAATGACAActtaatgtttgtctttattacctacaataatgttattactgtattttcctgatgaattataataatcaatcaccacaaaaatcattattaaattaaagtcAACATTTTGTTTCTTATACTATAGAGAGAAAGGAGATAAAAATGAACCCGAAATCGAAATTCGAAGAGTTGGTGTTTTTGAAGTTGTGAGTATAActgatttaaattttaaaaaataataataaactagccagattttaaaataataattctttgTTCATGTTTAAATCTGGAATTGCCATTCATCAGTATTTTTAGAAATTCagatcaaatttaaaaaaaaatgctcTGGAGAAATGCCAGatacaataatatcattttatttggAATATCAAGCACAATATAGGCCTGAACAGAATCAACTGCTCTTGCTCCAACAAAACACAACAATAAGTAACAAACAAAGTTAGCAAATTAGTTAAAATGACatacaaacaataaacataaactagaacaatatgatataaattagttatattgaaaagaaaattaaattaaaaggtCATATTGTCATAAGGTTAGTATGATGGGATGaggcataattatttaaaaagaaatcaaatttTACTGTCAAATTAATTTTCCGAAGGATATcacacgttttttttttcgtaatatttaattttagtaatttactataatttatatttaatttaaaattctgtatttatttttctgCTCACAGTTTCGCTACGCAAAACCAAATGAGGTTTTTATGATGGTGATTGGTACCATTGCTGGTATTTTTCACGGCCTAGCTTTTCCATCAATTTTATTGTTCTTTGGTGAGATAATCAACAGTTTTGTGGAGTTTGGATCAGTGGAAAATTCCGGAGAAGAAAACATGACTGCACTGGATATACAAAtgttagtaataatattatttaaacaaattagatCAGACCACCTTACAGTATATTGTAACCACTAGTCTACAAAcatacattttaacattaacaCTATGTACTGTATTGTTAAAAGATTGTTAAAATTGCATATGTAATTGTGTAAGGGTGAAGAGGGAAAAGAAACCACAAGTTGATCTTGGCCTCTGtggttaaataaagttgaattgaattgaatttggtATGTAGATTTTCCACATCATGCAATAGTGGCCTACTGTAGCTATATAAGCAGCTAATAATGTGGCACTATAACACCTACATGATGGCCTATGAGGTTTGTAaacattgttaatgttacatCTCCCTGGCATGACCCTTGTGTTCTTGGTACATTTAACTTGGATAATCACTGATCCTCTACTGTACATAAATGAATACATATGTACTACGCTAATTAACTCCGGTGTGTTGATAATTCATCGGTGCACTAACTGTGTAGTAAACTGagcacaaaaaataaattattatttttctttttttctaaataGTGAAGAAGCGAAAGTAGTGTTTTTAGATGAAGTTCTGGATTTTGTCGTTTATTACTGTATCATTGGTTGTATTGTACTCTGTGTTGGCTTTTTACAGGTACACACAAACACGCACaccaaaatatgttttttattgcatcataataacaataatataactGATATTACAACATTTACAGTAGAACCAACCCAAGCCCCCAGCCCCTCCCACTTTTATAAGATACATACTTTcctgtaaaataaatgaaatgcaATACACTGACCAACCCTATTTAAAGGACACCCCTGTTCAAGGAACACCTCTTAatgggacactttcctgtgaaattaATGAGggttatgttttaacactacgactaacccctattcaagggacaccctattcaggggacacataAAATACACActaaattatatatacaaatataacaaatttaaagttgagaaaaaatatatatttgcattGTATTGTACTGTGTTTGCATTAGTTGTTCAAGTTGTCTTGTCGCATTTTGGATCATGTTTGATCTAGCTCAATTATTTCTGTTGAAAGTTGATTTACACTCGTTTGTGCAACTTATAGATGTTCTTGAGTGTCTTAAAATTTTTATATTCTGCAGTCTTTTTAAAAAAGGAAGAAATTGAGACCTTTTCGAACCCATTTTAACCCTCCTAATACAGAGATTTCAGTCTCTAATGACTCAACTATATTATTACTAATGGCATTTgtactttgatattttgtatcTTCTCTCACTTGACAGACTGCAATGTGGAGTGTAGCAGCTGAGAAACAAATTCATAGGCTTCGCTTACTACTGTTCAGGTCTGTGATTCACAAAGACTTAAGTTGGTACGATATGAACAAGAGTGGAGAGGTCAATAATCGTCTTTCAGAGTGAGTATGATTTAATCAATCCCAAATTTGTTCCTTCACTAGTTGCATTGTCCAGCATGTACACTAAACTCTTCCAATACCGTATTCTCAGATCAGAAAACGTAAAACTCTCCCAAATCAGACGTATTTTGGGGtctaaaacacattttaaatacaaGACTTCCTTGAAAATCAGACCAAAAGAGATTGGACTGTAATTTTTAATACACACTACAGTTTATAACTTATACATTGTAGGAAAGTAAAGAAAAAAGTTTTGGCATTTTATTATTCTTGTTAAAAGTGGGCCTACTGTACTTTCTTGTCCAACAATATTTCTGAACAATAGGGCAGGGAGATGTACATCTCCCTGATTAGGGTGGCTACACACTTTAGGAAAAAAGTTTTGCAAATTATTAAGTAGAAAAAAGTggtattattgtaatattttttttgcagaGATATTGAGAAAGTGCAGAGAGGTATTGGGGATAAAATAGGTGTTGTCATTCAATGGACGACGACATTTTTTGGCGGCCTAGGCATTGGGTTTTATAAAAGCTGGAAACTGACATTAGTTATAGTTGTGGTTTCTCCGTTTATTGCCATTTCTGCTTTTTTGACAACAAAGGTGAGTTTGATTTAAACTACTGTTTTAGTACATTTGTTATTGCAGCCTCCCTTCTTTTGCAGTTTATAGTATCTGATGAGGTTGAGAATAATGCTCCACATACTGCCACTGCCTCCAAGCATCATTTGTGTATTAAATCTACTTTAAATTAAGTGTCaatgtgagggcgtgtggcacagtgtgttggacgttggattacTGATCGTTGAGAttgtggttcgaatc contains:
- the LOC140040795 gene encoding uncharacterized protein produces the protein MSDTETGNKTEGNSEDQNEDVENEPVNDTSSPATIEPSPIQAGDQSTEDRVQEAETENDNLEEISNDSMLDETNEQGKKFKDDDDQEESGINMTAVYLNTDEKNGEAIEMTSNGVAGDDDTPDQ